One Pochonia chlamydosporia 170 chromosome 5, whole genome shotgun sequence DNA segment encodes these proteins:
- a CDS encoding yippee zinc-binding/DNA-binding /Mis18, centromere assembly domain-containing protein — MDLACTNCKTLLGNERNIESRRFRGHLGKAILITDVVGVKEGELLERNLTTGRHIVRDISCRGCNEVVGWTYVMADEPSEKYKLGKFILEDELLQKVEPSREKNDPTPSLSKL; from the exons ATGGATCTGGCTTGCACAAACTGCAAAACCTTGCTAGGGAACGAGAGAAATATTGAAAGTCGA CGCTTCAGGGGCCACCTTGGCAAGGCCATTCTTATCACGGACGTTGTTGGCGTCAAAGAGGGTGAGCTCTTGGAACGAAATTTGACTACCGGCCGGCACATCGTTCGCGATATTTCATGCAGAGGATGCAACGAGGTCGTAGGTTGGACTTATGTCATGGCGGACGAACCATCCGAGAAATATAAATTGGGCAAGTTTATACTAGAAGATGAGCTTCTTCAGAAAGTAGAGCCGTCCCGGGAGAAGAATGATCCAACGCCATCGTTGAGTAAGCTATGA
- a CDS encoding general amidase (similar to Arthroderma otae CBS 113480 XP_002844017.1), with the protein MSFWETRAAEKRASVLGNIPPAWRLTAEDLQKARTERDLTGQFIRQFLTDRDNIITAKTSVELTESLRRGNFTAVEVATAFCKRAAAAHQIGNCLHEIFFDKALERANYLDAYFAEHQTVVGPLHGLPISLKDQLHVKGVDTTMGYVGWIGSNLGVTHPSQVHKLESQIVTELLSLGAVLYCKTSLPQTLLFGETKNNIIGQTLNPHNQNLSCGGSSGGEGALQALGGSTLGVGSDIGGSVRIPAAFNGIFSLKPTPERVSYRDVANTNPGQNTYRSTVGFLSTSLDGLDLIFRGILSTEPWLRDPAVVPMPFRQSVVEEYMSRVDQTVALKESKRPLKLGIFWTDGVVQPHPPITRGLKKVVTAVKQAGHSVVEWKPPLQKTAKRVHVSFLKADGAHDIHSHLNLSGEPLIPDLRETFKLKQPMGLLEYQENTLEGLSYEAAYSDYWNQSANDDGQIVDAVVMPVAPHAAVIPGKFYHTAYTEAINLMNYSAVVIPVTKANKDIDVIDRSYCPKNETDRLNWEAYNPDIYDGAPVGVQLVARKFEEEKILGIAKIVVAAVEEAKASKEQ; encoded by the exons ATCACCGCCAAAACCAGTGTTGAACTCACCGAATCTCTGAGACGTGGAAACTTTACAGCTGTTGAGGTCGCCACTGCTTTCTGCAAGAGGGCCGCTGCTGCACACCAAATT GGTAATTGCCTTCACGAGATATTTTTCGACAAGGCACTTGAACGGGCCAACTATCTCGACGCCTATTTTGCTGAGCACCAAACGGTGGTAGGGCCTTTGCATGGTCTCCCAATCAGCTTAAAAGATCAATTGCATGTCAAAGGCGTCGATACCACAATGGGATATGTAGGATGGATTGGCAGCAATCTAGGTGTCACGCACCCGAGCCAGGTACACAAGCTTGAAAGCCAAATCGTCACGGAGCTTCTTTCTCTCGGCGCTGTTCTGTATTGCAAAACAAGCTTGCCCCAGACGCTGCTCTTTGGAGAaaccaagaacaacatcaTCGGACAGACGCTTAATCCACATAACCAAAACCTATCGTGTGGCGGGTCGTCTGGCGGCGAAGGGGCACTGCAAGCTCTTGGAGGCAGCACCCTTGGCGTTGGCAGTGATATAGGTGGCTCGGTCCGTATTCCAGCTGCCTTTAATGGAATATTCTCACTCAAACCAACCCCAGAGAGGGTCTCGTACCGTGACGTTGCGAACACAAATCCGGGACAGAACACATACAGATCAACTGTTGGTTTTCTCAGCACTTCACTGGATGGTCTGGATCTTATCTTTCGAGGAATCTTGTCCACTGAGCCCTGGCTGAGAGATCCTGCCGTTGTGCCAATGCCTTTCCGTCAGAGTGTTGTCGAGGAGTACATGTCTCGTGTAGACCAAACCGTAGCATTGAAGGAATCCAAGCGGCCTCTGAAACTTGGGATATTCTGGACGGACGGCGTTGTGCAACCTCACCCTCCAATAACCCGCGGGTTAAAGAAAGTAGTAACTGCTGTCAAACAGGCAGGTCACTCG GTCGTCGAGTGGAAACCACCTCTACAGAAGACAGCTAAGAGAGTGCAC GTGTCGTTTCTAAAAGCCGATGGCGCACATGACATTCACAGTCACCTCAACTTGTCTGGAGAACCACTTATCCCAGACCTCAGGGAGACATTCAAACTGAAACAACCAATGGGTCTACTGGAGTATCAAGAAAATACCTTAGAAGGGCTTTCCTACGAGGCTGCGTACTCGGATTATTGGAACCAGTCCGCCAATGACGACG GGCAAATTGTAGACGCTGTCGTTATGCCAGTCGCTCCCCACGCAGCAGTAATACCTGGAAAGTTCTACCATACCG CATACACAGAGGCGATCAATTTGATGAACTACAGCGCCGTGGTGATACCAGTGACGAAGGCAAACAAGGATATTGACGTCATTGATCGCAGCTATTGCCCCAAGAACGAGACGGACCGACTCAACTGGGAAGCAT ACAATCCGGACATTTATGATGGTGCTCCAGTTGGCGTCCAGCTGGTTGCTCGTAAGTTTGAAGAGGAGAAAATCTTGGGAATAGCAAAGATTGTAGTTGCTGCAGTTGAGGAGGCCAAGGCGAGCAAAGAGCAGTAA